A part of Polynucleobacter sp. MG-Unter2-18 genomic DNA contains:
- a CDS encoding CoA ester lyase encodes MNPLDTPIGFSSTFLFVPGTRPERFIKALDSGADGVIIDLEDAVAQEDKESARAAIRADWPSFTAEQKKRLIIRSNSPGSHFYAADLILVQELDVACLLIPKSESLDQINGAAQMLPNTAIIPMIETAIGLDRLNEIANSEQVLRLALGNIDLQADLGMVCDAPETELQTARFQIVLASRLAQIAPPIDGVTPSTDNIERITEDAERAKRMGFGGKLCIHPKQVSLVKDSFMPTAAEVSWAHRVIEADKASKGGAVKLDGRMIDRPVVLLAQRTLAIAGKP; translated from the coding sequence ATGAATCCACTTGATACACCTATCGGCTTTAGCAGCACTTTCTTATTCGTTCCAGGAACGCGTCCAGAGCGATTTATTAAAGCACTCGATAGTGGTGCTGATGGCGTCATCATCGATTTAGAAGATGCGGTTGCCCAGGAAGACAAGGAATCTGCCCGTGCTGCAATACGTGCTGATTGGCCTTCATTTACCGCAGAACAAAAAAAGCGTCTGATTATTCGCTCAAATTCTCCTGGCAGTCATTTTTATGCGGCAGACCTGATTTTGGTTCAAGAGTTAGATGTAGCTTGCTTACTCATTCCAAAAAGTGAGTCACTCGATCAAATTAATGGTGCAGCACAAATGCTTCCAAACACAGCCATCATTCCGATGATTGAGACTGCCATCGGTCTTGATCGCCTAAATGAAATCGCAAACTCTGAACAAGTATTGCGCCTAGCATTAGGCAATATCGATCTACAAGCAGATCTAGGGATGGTTTGTGATGCACCAGAAACTGAACTACAAACTGCACGCTTTCAGATTGTGTTGGCCTCACGCTTAGCCCAAATTGCCCCTCCAATAGACGGGGTTACTCCCTCTACTGACAATATTGAGCGCATTACGGAAGATGCGGAGCGTGCCAAAAGAATGGGCTTTGGTGGCAAGCTGTGCATACACCCTAAACAGGTTTCCCTAGTGAAGGATTCCTTTATGCCTACTGCTGCAGAAGTGTCTTGGGCTCATCGCGTTATCGAGGCAGACAAGGCATCCAAAGGAGGTGCAGTGAAATTAGATGGCCGCATGATTGACCGTCCAGTTGTTCTGCTGGCCCAAAGAACTCTAGCGATTGCTGGTAAACCCTAA
- the chrA gene encoding chromate efflux transporter, whose protein sequence is MSVPLREALKFWAKLGFISFGGPAGQIAVLHQELVEKRRWISERRFLHALNYCMLLPGPEAQQLVTYIGWLMHRTWGGVIAGTLFVLPSLLILIGLSWVYLTFGQVPWIAAIFFGIKPAVTAIILHAAVRIGKRTIHNQALRMIALGSFLAIFVLNLAFPLIVVCAALMGVWGGRRYPEYFQQIAAHDKSTEVHAPAMIDDHTPTPDHAKFSKKKLALHGSVVLALWLIPFISLVLIFGWKTLYPQIAWFFTKAAFLTFGGAYAVLPYVYQGAVDQFQWLSAGQMMDGLALGETTPGPLIMVVAFVGYLAGHIQHLIGNSNPFWFGVLGACVATWFTFLPSFFLVLVGGPLIESTHGKLSFTAPLTAISAAVVGVIANLGLFFAYHVFFPHGLGGSISWISMVIALLAAVALFQFQKGVISVLTGSALAGLLSYLLASLLI, encoded by the coding sequence TTGAGCGTTCCACTGCGCGAGGCCCTGAAGTTTTGGGCCAAACTGGGCTTTATTAGTTTTGGTGGGCCCGCAGGACAAATCGCAGTCCTTCATCAAGAGCTAGTTGAAAAGCGTCGCTGGATTTCAGAGCGGCGTTTTTTACATGCGCTCAACTATTGCATGTTACTGCCGGGACCTGAAGCCCAGCAGTTAGTCACTTACATCGGCTGGCTAATGCACCGCACTTGGGGTGGTGTTATCGCAGGCACCCTCTTTGTACTACCCTCACTATTGATATTGATCGGACTATCTTGGGTCTACCTTACCTTTGGACAAGTTCCTTGGATTGCCGCAATCTTTTTTGGCATCAAACCCGCCGTCACCGCAATCATCCTCCATGCCGCAGTGCGGATTGGTAAGCGCACGATTCACAATCAAGCGCTGCGTATGATCGCGCTCGGATCTTTCCTGGCGATCTTTGTTCTTAACCTTGCATTTCCACTGATTGTTGTTTGTGCTGCCTTGATGGGCGTTTGGGGCGGTAGACGCTACCCAGAATATTTTCAGCAAATTGCAGCCCACGATAAATCAACAGAGGTGCACGCTCCCGCAATGATTGATGATCACACCCCTACTCCAGACCACGCTAAGTTCTCTAAAAAGAAACTGGCATTGCATGGCTCGGTTGTTCTTGCGCTCTGGCTAATTCCGTTTATTTCCTTGGTACTAATCTTTGGCTGGAAAACACTCTACCCGCAAATTGCTTGGTTCTTCACTAAAGCCGCCTTCCTCACCTTTGGTGGTGCATACGCAGTTCTACCCTATGTCTACCAAGGCGCAGTAGATCAATTTCAATGGCTCAGTGCAGGTCAGATGATGGATGGTTTAGCGCTCGGAGAAACTACTCCAGGACCACTCATCATGGTGGTGGCTTTTGTTGGTTACCTCGCCGGCCATATTCAGCATCTGATTGGTAATAGCAATCCATTTTGGTTTGGGGTGCTTGGTGCTTGCGTAGCTACCTGGTTTACTTTTTTACCGTCTTTTTTCCTGGTGCTAGTCGGTGGTCCACTGATTGAATCTACACATGGCAAGCTGAGCTTTACTGCGCCCCTCACAGCAATCTCTGCAGCAGTAGTTGGCGTCATCGCCAATCTGGGCTTGTTCTTTGCGTATCACGTCTTTTTTCCGCATGGCCTTGGAGGTTCAATCTCATGGATTTCGATGGTGATTGCCCTGCTTGCAGCTGTGGCACTCTTTCAGTTTCAAAAAGGGGTGATTAGTGTATTAACTGGCTCTGCTCTAGCCGGCTTACTGAGCTATTTGTTAGCCAGTTTATTGATCTAA
- a CDS encoding extracellular solute-binding protein — protein sequence MPMLPAIRQIPNLLLLALLAGVALNSAHGAQGIAQYGKPKYADGFSHFDYVNPQVPRGGTLTLPNPDRRTSFDKFNPFTLRGVTAPGIAQLMFESLAVGSADEVSSAYGLIAEDIAVAPDKMSVVFRIRPEAKFSDGNAILAGDVKHSFDTLMSSLANPQFKTVYADVKQAVVVSDRVIRFDFKNRNPELPVMVGTVPVFSRNWGKKPDGSITPFDKLTFEHPIASGPYVIESYKAGKTMIFKRNPNYWADQGAKPLNVRVGFYNFDRVNYKLYSDDAVRLEAFKAGEFDALVEYRAKNWAKSYVGPRFNDGTLEKKAFLNHNGAGMQGFAMNVRRPIFQDPRVRQALGYALDFEWLNRQLFFEQYSRINSYFTNSDLSANFDGPRKPTEAELKLLKPLKAQYPKWVPDAVFDPMPPAPSTASPDSLRQNLRKARDLLAQAGWQYRDGALRNMQGEPFRFEMVEDGPFFLRVISSYVRNLEKLGIAVDIRTSDFALHQKRMDEYDFDMTTIRFPDSQSPGNELWDRFGSEAAKEKGSDNVIGVQSPVVDALVDAIVKAQTREELRAATRALDRVLWNSYFVIPQWYNPTHRIAYRKEMRYPEPPLYYTAESWIPLNWWKEGAR from the coding sequence ATGCCCATGCTCCCCGCCATCCGCCAAATCCCCAATTTGCTACTCTTAGCCCTTCTGGCTGGGGTGGCGCTTAATTCGGCTCATGGCGCGCAGGGGATTGCTCAATACGGTAAGCCCAAATACGCTGATGGATTTAGCCATTTTGATTACGTCAATCCTCAGGTGCCTAGGGGTGGTACCTTAACTTTGCCTAACCCCGATCGTCGCACTAGCTTTGATAAGTTCAATCCATTTACGCTGCGTGGCGTGACAGCCCCTGGTATCGCTCAACTGATGTTCGAGTCTTTGGCGGTGGGTAGTGCAGATGAGGTCTCTAGTGCCTATGGTCTGATTGCTGAAGATATTGCAGTGGCGCCTGACAAGATGTCAGTGGTATTTCGGATTCGACCTGAGGCAAAGTTTTCAGATGGCAATGCGATTTTGGCCGGTGACGTAAAGCATAGCTTTGATACCTTGATGAGCTCACTTGCCAATCCACAATTTAAAACGGTGTATGCCGATGTGAAGCAAGCAGTAGTTGTCTCGGACCGCGTGATCCGCTTTGACTTTAAGAATCGCAATCCTGAATTACCAGTGATGGTGGGTACCGTACCGGTGTTCTCTCGCAACTGGGGTAAGAAGCCCGATGGCAGTATTACCCCATTTGATAAGTTGACCTTTGAGCACCCAATAGCCAGTGGACCGTATGTGATTGAGTCTTATAAAGCTGGCAAGACCATGATCTTTAAACGTAACCCCAATTACTGGGCCGATCAAGGCGCTAAGCCACTCAATGTCCGTGTTGGTTTTTATAACTTTGATCGCGTGAACTACAAGCTCTATAGTGATGATGCCGTTCGTCTTGAGGCTTTTAAGGCCGGGGAGTTTGATGCATTAGTGGAGTACCGTGCAAAGAATTGGGCTAAGAGTTATGTGGGTCCTAGATTTAATGATGGCACCTTAGAGAAGAAGGCGTTTCTCAATCACAATGGCGCTGGCATGCAAGGTTTTGCAATGAATGTACGTCGACCGATTTTTCAGGATCCACGGGTACGACAAGCCTTAGGGTACGCGCTTGACTTTGAGTGGTTAAATCGCCAACTCTTCTTTGAGCAATACAGTCGCATCAATAGCTACTTTACGAACAGTGATCTGAGTGCTAATTTCGATGGTCCTCGCAAGCCTACTGAAGCGGAGTTGAAATTACTCAAGCCTCTAAAAGCGCAATATCCTAAATGGGTGCCTGATGCTGTCTTCGATCCAATGCCTCCAGCACCCTCAACTGCTTCGCCAGATAGCTTGCGTCAGAACCTACGCAAAGCACGTGATTTATTGGCTCAGGCTGGTTGGCAATATCGTGATGGTGCATTACGGAATATGCAGGGTGAGCCTTTCCGATTTGAGATGGTCGAAGACGGCCCATTTTTCTTAAGAGTGATTTCATCTTACGTTCGTAATTTAGAGAAGCTGGGTATTGCGGTAGACATTCGGACTAGTGACTTTGCTTTGCATCAGAAGCGTATGGATGAATACGACTTTGATATGACTACCATTCGTTTTCCTGATTCACAAAGCCCAGGTAATGAATTATGGGATCGCTTTGGTAGTGAGGCCGCAAAAGAAAAAGGCTCTGACAATGTGATTGGGGTCCAGTCACCCGTAGTTGATGCTTTGGTAGATGCGATTGTGAAAGCTCAGACTCGCGAAGAGTTACGTGCAGCTACTAGAGCTTTAGACCGTGTTCTTTGGAATAGTTACTTCGTTATTCCTCAGTGGTACAACCCGACACATCGAATCGCGTATCGTAAGGAGATGCGCTATCCGGAGCCCCCCCTGTATTACACCGCTGAATCTTGGATTCCGCTCAATTGGTGGAAAGAGGGGGCGCGCTAA
- a CDS encoding MmgE/PrpD family protein, with protein MTTSHLSKALATFASELKIGDIPQEVIARTEDLLVDWFGSAIAGKGSRPVETMTQFAQNMGGFNTANPGSAEILINRQSSSPFLAALANAAASHVAEQDDVHNGSVFHPGTIVFPAALATAQTIGASGEDLLVAAVAGYEVGIRVGEFLGRSHYKTFHTTGTAGTLAAAAAVGHLLKLNPTQMLHAFGSAGTQSAGLWEFLRDAADSKQLHTAHAASTGLMSAYLAQSGFTGAEHILEGKQGLAAGMSSDADPSKLIDRLGSRWTIAETSFKYHASCRHTHPAADALLQVMLTHHLKPSDIAKVETLVHQGAIDVLGPVTDPATVHQSKFSMGTVLALIAHYQFAGLQEFDQHFHDQAICAFRDRVTMILDPEVDGAYPQRWIGKVKVYLNSGEVLEGRVDEPKGDPGNTLSRAEITDKAMRLAAFSGGASPTEMSAAIERLWNIRKQSKIGMLIS; from the coding sequence ATGACTACTTCACACTTATCTAAAGCCTTAGCTACATTTGCCTCTGAATTAAAGATTGGCGATATTCCTCAAGAGGTAATTGCGCGCACCGAAGATTTACTAGTCGATTGGTTCGGCTCTGCGATTGCTGGTAAAGGATCGCGCCCAGTAGAAACGATGACGCAGTTTGCGCAAAACATGGGCGGCTTTAATACCGCTAATCCTGGTTCTGCTGAAATTCTGATTAATCGTCAGAGCTCAAGCCCTTTCTTGGCAGCACTTGCAAATGCAGCAGCTTCACATGTAGCAGAGCAAGATGATGTTCACAATGGCTCCGTCTTTCATCCAGGCACAATAGTATTTCCTGCAGCATTAGCAACGGCGCAAACGATTGGTGCATCAGGTGAAGATCTTTTGGTAGCCGCCGTTGCAGGCTATGAAGTCGGTATTCGGGTTGGTGAATTTTTAGGTCGATCACACTACAAAACATTTCATACCACTGGTACTGCAGGCACCTTGGCTGCTGCCGCTGCAGTAGGTCATCTACTCAAACTAAACCCAACACAAATGCTGCACGCCTTTGGTTCAGCAGGAACGCAATCGGCCGGCCTTTGGGAATTTCTGCGCGATGCCGCTGACTCTAAGCAACTGCATACTGCGCACGCTGCCTCTACTGGCTTGATGTCAGCTTACCTAGCGCAATCTGGGTTTACGGGTGCCGAACATATTTTGGAAGGCAAGCAAGGTTTAGCAGCTGGCATGTCGAGTGATGCAGATCCTAGCAAGCTGATTGATCGATTGGGTAGTCGCTGGACTATAGCTGAGACGAGCTTTAAATATCATGCCTCATGTCGTCATACTCACCCTGCCGCAGATGCATTGTTACAAGTGATGCTGACACATCACCTCAAGCCTAGCGATATCGCTAAAGTAGAAACCTTAGTTCATCAGGGTGCAATTGATGTGCTTGGCCCAGTGACTGATCCTGCGACTGTGCACCAATCTAAGTTCTCTATGGGGACTGTATTAGCCTTAATTGCTCACTATCAATTTGCAGGCCTACAAGAATTTGATCAACACTTTCATGATCAAGCCATTTGCGCATTCCGTGATCGCGTCACGATGATTCTGGATCCCGAAGTGGATGGCGCCTATCCTCAACGCTGGATTGGCAAAGTCAAAGTCTATTTAAATAGTGGCGAGGTTTTAGAAGGTCGCGTTGACGAACCCAAAGGTGATCCTGGCAATACTCTCAGCCGCGCTGAAATTACCGATAAGGCTATGCGCCTTGCTGCATTTAGTGGCGGCGCAAGTCCCACTGAGATGAGCGCTGCTATTGAGCGCTTGTGGAATATCCGCAAGCAGTCCAAGATAGGCATGCTGATCTCCTAA
- the fabI gene encoding enoyl-ACP reductase FabI: MGFLAGKKILITGLLSNRSIAYGIAKACHREGAELAFTYVGERFKDRIVDFAKEFNTELIFDCDVGSDEQISALFKDLAKTWPQFDGFVHAIGFAPREAIAGDFLEGLSREGFKIAHDISAYSFPAMAKEALPMLRDKSSLLTLTYLGSLRNVPNYNTMGLAKASLEASVRYIAGSVGPKGIRANGISAGPIKTLAAAGIKGFGKILEAVEQTAPMRRNVTIDDVGNTAAFLLSDLANGITAEIIYVDNGFSQVVGGMDEV; encoded by the coding sequence ATGGGCTTTCTCGCTGGCAAAAAAATTCTGATTACCGGCCTTCTTTCTAACCGCTCTATTGCCTACGGTATTGCCAAGGCATGCCATCGCGAAGGGGCTGAACTGGCCTTTACCTACGTTGGAGAGCGCTTTAAGGATCGTATTGTCGATTTTGCTAAAGAATTCAATACCGAACTGATTTTTGACTGCGACGTTGGTAGCGATGAGCAAATTTCCGCCCTTTTTAAGGATTTAGCTAAGACTTGGCCGCAGTTTGATGGTTTTGTTCATGCGATTGGCTTTGCACCACGTGAAGCCATTGCTGGCGACTTTTTAGAAGGTCTCTCTCGTGAAGGCTTCAAAATAGCTCACGACATCTCTGCTTACAGCTTCCCAGCGATGGCAAAAGAAGCTCTACCCATGTTGCGTGACAAATCTTCTTTATTGACGCTGACTTACCTCGGCAGCTTACGCAACGTTCCTAACTACAACACCATGGGGCTTGCTAAGGCCTCACTTGAAGCCTCGGTACGCTATATCGCCGGCTCGGTTGGACCTAAAGGCATTCGCGCTAACGGAATCTCTGCTGGCCCAATTAAAACGTTGGCTGCCGCCGGCATTAAAGGCTTTGGCAAGATTTTGGAAGCAGTTGAACAAACTGCTCCAATGCGTCGCAATGTCACGATTGATGATGTCGGTAACACTGCTGCCTTCTTACTATCTGATTTAGCAAACGGCATCACTGCTGAAATCATTTATGTCGATAACGGCTTTAGCCAAGTGGTTGGTGGCATGGACGAAGTTTGA
- a CDS encoding MaoC family dehydratase N-terminal domain-containing protein: MELMRIEPQTITHLQEWLGKTETLQDIITAAPVRALSATLDRPDVAPVAGTFLPELWHWLYFLPCALQSEIGLDGHPKRGGFLPPVPLPRRMWAGSRVEWLAPLAVDDEIERVSRIESVTHKAGRTGDLIFVLVKHTISNQNGLALVEEHDIVYRDAPGPDDKPVAPTPAPTGATWSKTITPDDVLLFRYSALTFNGHRIHYDRKYVTEVEGYPGLIVHGPLIATLLVDLVRQSIPGCTLKSFEFRAIRPTFDINLFKVSAKPDLERDTSGKTISIWAEDHEGWLTMQATAVLA; this comes from the coding sequence ATGGAACTTATGCGAATCGAACCCCAAACTATTACTCATCTCCAGGAATGGCTCGGTAAAACTGAGACCCTTCAAGACATTATCACTGCGGCACCTGTCAGAGCTTTATCAGCAACGCTCGATCGACCTGACGTTGCGCCCGTTGCAGGAACCTTTCTGCCAGAGTTATGGCATTGGCTCTATTTTTTACCTTGCGCTCTTCAATCCGAAATTGGCCTTGATGGTCACCCAAAGCGTGGTGGCTTTTTGCCCCCCGTACCATTGCCGCGTCGCATGTGGGCCGGTAGTCGAGTTGAATGGTTAGCGCCTCTGGCAGTTGACGATGAAATCGAACGCGTCTCTAGAATTGAATCCGTTACACACAAAGCGGGTCGCACTGGTGATCTTATCTTTGTATTGGTCAAACATACTATCTCTAATCAAAATGGCTTGGCCTTAGTTGAAGAGCATGACATTGTGTATCGCGATGCTCCCGGACCAGACGATAAGCCAGTTGCACCAACACCAGCCCCTACTGGAGCGACATGGTCTAAAACAATTACCCCTGATGATGTTTTGTTATTCCGCTACTCAGCACTAACATTTAATGGCCATCGCATACATTACGATCGCAAATACGTTACTGAAGTAGAGGGTTATCCTGGCTTAATTGTTCATGGGCCATTAATTGCCACTTTGCTAGTGGATCTTGTACGCCAAAGTATTCCAGGCTGCACGCTCAAGAGCTTTGAGTTCCGCGCCATACGCCCTACTTTTGATATCAATTTATTTAAGGTCAGTGCCAAGCCTGATTTGGAGAGAGATACTTCTGGAAAAACGATCTCCATTTGGGCCGAGGATCACGAAGGCTGGCTCACCATGCAAGCCACTGCAGTTTTAGCTTAG
- a CDS encoding exo-alpha-sialidase, producing MSMSRVIAFCFLLLASVLGYLHIDSRPVWSPFASDYPINNANQHEDASEVTENPAPVKTLKNPAPVKSLRSVQPSLLTDWLPDTGDPSVHAASLIALKDGTVRAFWFAGTREGAPDVAIYTSVFDSKASRWSTPTVVVDRVSAEKGLSRYIAKLGNPVPARMADGRMQLFFVTVSIGGWAGSSISAMISDDEGLTWDRPTRLISSPLINLSTLVKSPAMPFVDGRLGLPAYHEWIGRFGEFLRIDASQVIDKRRMSSGRGAIQPVVFADGQQEAEAFFRQTRPSSQPKQIPVSQTKDAGQSWSVTKDLEIPNPNSALAALTLANGTRLMVLNNIETARYRLVMVMREPNSLQWRVVQVLEDDESLLNDQHREFSYPYLISTNGEDAHLTYTWNRKKIKHVYFPAVWFKHAVSSLKEKEAQ from the coding sequence ATGTCGATGAGTCGTGTGATTGCCTTCTGTTTTTTATTGTTGGCCTCGGTGCTGGGTTATCTCCATATTGACAGTCGCCCAGTATGGTCACCGTTTGCAAGCGATTACCCAATCAATAATGCTAACCAACATGAAGATGCATCTGAGGTCACTGAGAATCCTGCGCCAGTAAAGACGCTGAAAAATCCTGCGCCAGTAAAGTCACTAAGATCCGTTCAGCCTAGCCTTCTGACAGACTGGTTGCCTGATACTGGAGATCCTTCAGTGCATGCCGCGTCTTTAATTGCGCTCAAGGATGGCACGGTGAGGGCATTCTGGTTTGCAGGTACCCGAGAAGGTGCTCCCGACGTAGCCATCTACACTTCTGTTTTTGATTCGAAGGCATCTCGATGGAGCACCCCAACAGTTGTGGTGGATCGCGTTAGTGCTGAAAAAGGCTTGTCTCGTTACATCGCCAAATTAGGCAATCCTGTTCCAGCCAGAATGGCCGATGGCCGTATGCAATTATTTTTCGTAACGGTTTCTATTGGGGGTTGGGCAGGCAGTTCAATCTCTGCAATGATTTCAGATGATGAGGGTTTAACTTGGGATCGGCCTACGCGCCTAATCAGCTCCCCACTGATTAATCTCAGCACCTTGGTCAAGTCACCAGCCATGCCATTTGTGGATGGGCGCTTGGGTTTACCTGCCTATCACGAGTGGATTGGCCGCTTTGGCGAGTTTCTAAGAATTGATGCAAGCCAGGTAATTGATAAGCGACGCATGAGTTCGGGTAGAGGCGCAATTCAGCCGGTAGTTTTTGCTGATGGCCAGCAAGAAGCAGAAGCTTTCTTTCGTCAAACTCGACCCAGTTCCCAGCCAAAGCAAATCCCTGTAAGTCAAACCAAGGATGCTGGACAATCTTGGTCAGTAACAAAAGATCTTGAGATTCCAAATCCTAATTCCGCGCTGGCTGCACTCACTTTAGCCAATGGCACGAGATTGATGGTCTTGAATAATATTGAGACAGCACGCTATCGATTGGTGATGGTAATGCGTGAGCCAAACTCCCTTCAATGGCGAGTAGTGCAGGTACTAGAGGATGATGAATCTTTGCTCAATGATCAGCATCGTGAATTTTCCTACCCGTATTTAATTTCTACTAATGGTGAAGATGCTCATCTTACTTACACTTGGAATAGAAAAAAGATTAAGCATGTTTATTTTCCAGCTGTCTGGTTTAAGCATGCCGTCAGTAGTCTTAAAGAAAAGGAAGCGCAATGA
- a CDS encoding tripartite tricarboxylate transporter substrate binding protein, whose translation MKLKKTLFAGIAAVVSASTLLGSNIASAQKDWPTKSISLVVPFAAGGPTDSIARLIAVPMGQSLGQTVVVENVPGAGGTIASTKVARAAPDGYTIYIHHMGMATAQALYDKLPYDPMTSFEYIGQVADVPMVLLGKKDLPANNFKELEAYIRANGSKVTMANAGPGAVSQLCGLLFQSRMGVRLTNIPYKGTGPALTDLLGGQVDLLCDQTTQTIPYIKDGRVKAFGTTTMKRLPAIPNVPTLNEQGLKGFEVKVWHGVYAPKGTPKPVLDKINAALKKALNNPDVKKRLDDANIDIVSMDKVSANGLKDHLDKEINVWGPVIRKANIPD comes from the coding sequence ATGAAATTAAAGAAAACCCTCTTTGCTGGAATTGCTGCAGTTGTCAGCGCCAGCACTTTATTGGGCAGCAATATTGCATCCGCCCAAAAAGATTGGCCAACGAAATCTATTTCCTTGGTTGTTCCTTTTGCAGCCGGCGGACCGACTGATTCAATCGCACGTTTAATTGCGGTGCCAATGGGCCAGTCTTTAGGTCAGACAGTGGTAGTTGAGAACGTCCCTGGTGCAGGTGGCACGATTGCTTCCACTAAGGTCGCACGCGCAGCACCAGATGGTTACACGATCTACATTCATCACATGGGTATGGCTACTGCACAAGCCTTGTACGACAAACTGCCGTATGACCCAATGACTAGCTTTGAGTACATCGGCCAAGTTGCTGACGTACCAATGGTATTGCTCGGTAAAAAAGATTTGCCAGCAAACAACTTTAAAGAGCTGGAAGCTTACATTAGAGCGAACGGATCAAAAGTAACTATGGCAAATGCCGGTCCAGGCGCTGTGTCACAGCTCTGCGGTCTATTATTTCAAAGTCGTATGGGCGTTCGCTTGACCAACATCCCTTACAAAGGAACTGGCCCTGCTTTGACTGACCTCTTAGGCGGTCAAGTTGACCTCTTGTGCGACCAGACAACACAAACCATTCCTTACATTAAGGATGGTCGTGTGAAGGCATTTGGTACAACCACAATGAAGCGTTTACCTGCCATTCCTAACGTTCCTACTTTGAACGAACAAGGTCTCAAAGGCTTTGAAGTAAAAGTATGGCACGGTGTGTATGCTCCAAAAGGTACTCCAAAACCAGTTCTGGACAAAATCAATGCTGCACTCAAGAAAGCATTGAATAATCCGGATGTGAAGAAGCGATTGGATGATGCCAACATTGATATCGTATCAATGGATAAAGTATCCGCCAATGGCCTCAAGGACCACCTTGATAAAGAAATCAACGTTTGGGGTCCAGTCATTCGTAAAGCCAATATTCCAGATTAA